One Vespa crabro chromosome 4, iyVesCrab1.2, whole genome shotgun sequence DNA segment encodes these proteins:
- the LOC124423410 gene encoding ubiquitin-like protein 7 — protein sequence MSSELVLGIRLNSQNLTTIKLRDINLKNRVEDLRYKTAAKVNLSKESFELIYCGCILEDDITLEACGLKSGAMVHVLMKKEVEPPVPIKYISEESILQLASTFKSFIENPAFRSALHRLSKRPEVIDNIISSSPGLHEDSVAIAMLQDPDLMGHFTDIDTIKRIAELHPVLIEAAQNLAAAVHEEAHNNATAGSNSSMLNTPPTAYSYSLDNLSDDEEMAGDSSQSSDSTQPSNLSANSSNTITTARLAAALSRAGSRAFPLSNSPSSTSASSTNSGVITTEMFTQAMQQAFATTPASTAPAAPTAPTSLSPMLHPTLPESTDLQRQLAQMHEMGLQDDNTNVQALILTNGNVQAAIELVFNSFSDN from the exons ATGAGTTCAGAATTAGTACTAGGCATACGATTGAATTCACAAAATTTGACAACTATCAAATTAcgcgatattaatttaaaaaatagagTAGAAGATTTAAGATACAAGACTGCAGCAAAAGTTAATTTATCCAAGGAGTCATTTG AGCTTATATATTGTGGATGTATTCTGGAAGATGACATAACTTTAGAAGCTTGTGGACTTAAAAGTGGTGCAATGGTGCatgttttaatgaaaaaggaagtaGAACCTCCAGtaccaataaaatatatatcagaaGAAAGTATCCTACAGCTGGCTTCTacatttaaatcttttattgaAAATCCTGCATTTAGAAGCGCTTTACAT CGTTTAAGTAAAAGACCAGAAGTTATagataacattatttcatcatCTCCTGGATTGCATGAAGACTCTGTTGCAATTGCTATGTTACAAGATCCTGATCTGATGGGTCATTTTACAGATATAGATACTATTAAAAg AATTGCTGAATTACATCCAGTACTTATAGAAGCTGCACAAAATTTAGCTGCTGCTGTACACGAAGAAGCTCATAACAATGCTACTGCTGGTTCTAATTCCTCCATGTTGAATACACCACCTACCGCGTACTCTTACAGTTTAGATAATTTGAGCGATGATGAAGAAATGGCTGGAGATTCTTCGCAATCCTCAGACTCTACTCAACCATCGAATTTATCTGCTAATTCATCGAACACTATTACTACAGCACGACTTGCGGCTGCTCTTTCAAGAGCAGGAAGTCGCGCTTTTCCATTATCAAACTCTCCATCTTCTACATCAGCTAGTAGTACAAATTCAGGTGTTATAACTACCGAGATGTTTACACAAGCTATGCAACAAGCATTTGCAACGACTCCTGCTTCAACAGCTCCAGCAGCTCCAACAGCTCCAACTTCATTATCACCTATGTTACATCCCACTCTTCCAGAATCCACAGATTTACAAAGACAATTGGCGCAAATGCACGAAATGGGCCTTCAAGacgataatactaatgttCAAGCTTTAATACTAACAAATGGGAATGTACAAGCGGCGATCGAACTTgtatttaatagttttagTGATAATTag
- the LOC124423468 gene encoding bumetanide-sensitive sodium-(potassium)-chloride cotransporter has protein sequence MAHENGINGDTDSETVELNPLRRTRFHVNRVDSVEGRTSLLGEQETKKSLRHMTREALPRLDNYRNIMSIQAAHRPSLDELHNPTLLNKRSGSNTLPITDVKLPVSGIKFGWIQGVLMRCLLNIWGVMLFLRLSWVVAHTGIGQSILLILTTTVVTTITSLSMSAISTNGLIKGGGTYYMISRSLGPEFGGSIGLIFSLANAVACSMYVVGFCESMVGCLKSYGICIVDCANTDIRIIGCVTIVFLLLIVMVGLEWEAKAQIGLLVILLAAILDFMIGTFIGPKNDEEKAKGFIGYNADLFMDNLHSDYRYSEGVKHDFFSVLAIFFPAATGILAGANISGDLKDPQSAIPKGTLLAILLTTLSYILMAIMVGGSVMRDASGDINDLRTTVNNSYVVQSFFDVRNDTSEENVTIAGNWSEAIWSVYDTKFNCTSGCNYGTHNSFQVIELVSAFGPFIYAGCFAATLSSALASLVSAPKVFQALCLDNLYPGIGWFSGDKDKEPIRGYFLTFVIAVGFILIGELNAIAPLISNFFLAAYTLINFSTFHASLARPIGWRPTFKYYNMWLSLAGAVLCVSVMFLISWWTALITLFVVLALYLVVSYRKPDVNWGSTTQAQSYNNALTAIQQLDRVEEHVKNYKPQLLVLTGPPSARVSLVDFAHHITKNQSLFICGHIIETSISYKTRNNMIAKCTSWFRANKIKAFYSVVDGANFQDGTTSLLQAAGLGKMKPNILLMGYKQDWACCSRENLNMYFNIMHKALDMHIAVALLRIQEGLDSSGVITEVEEQKRFVPTVIPANQSFSQLSQASSTSDISIPGSPAPKRSKIVNEYPNPLANEQQRENRQNISPIAKEIFNAVTKFQKKQKKGTIDVWWLYDDGGLTLLLPYIISTRRNWSNSKLRVFALANKHSELEYEQRNMASLLSKFRIDYSALKVISDISKPAQSSTKNFFDSLIVDFQLSDNTKDSDDGIIKESELIAMKEKTNRHLRLRELLLENSMEANLIVMTLPMPRKGAVSAPLYMAWLESLTRDMPPFLLVRGNHTSVLTFYS, from the exons atggcGCATGAAAATGGTATAAACGGGGACACAGATTCTGAGACGGTGGAACTGAATCCTCTTAGAAGAACGAGATTCCACGTGAACCGAGTGGACAGCGTCGAAGGTCGCACCAGTCTTTTAGGCGAACAGGAAACGAAAAAATCCCTGAGACACATGACGAGGGAAGCTTTACCTAGGCTCGACAATTATAGGAATATTATGAGTATCCAGGCTGCTCACAGACCCTCGCTCGATGAACTCCATAATCCTACCCTTCTTAACAAG AGATCCGGCTCAAACACACTGCCCATAACGGACGTAAAGCTACCGGTGTCGGGTATCAAATTTGGATGGATTCAGGGAGTTTTAATGAGATGCCTCTTAAATATATGGGGGGTTATGCTCTTTCTTCGACTTTCTTGGGTCGTAGCTCATACTGGCATAG GACAATCTATACTCTTGATTCTTACAACTACAGTAGTAACGACCATTACATCTTTGTCCATGTCGGCGATTAGTACAAACGGACTTATAAAAGGAG gCGGAACCTATTATATGATATCCCGTTCACTTGGACCAGAGTTTGGAGGTTCTATaggattaatattttctttagcGAATGCAGTTGCCTGTTCCATGTATGTAGTAGGCTTCTGCGAGAGTATGGTTGGTTGTCTCAAATCTTATGGAATTTGCATAGTGGACTGTGCCAACACGGACATTAGAATTATAG GTTGCGTGACCATAGTTTTCCTTCTCTTAATCGTAATGGTAGGTTTGGAGTGGGAAGCAAAGGCTCAGATCGGTCTTCTGGTCATACTTCTTGCAGCTATCCTTGATTTCATGATTGGTACCTTCATAGGGCCTAAAAACGACGAGGAAAAGGCGAAAGGATTTATTGGATATAATG CTGATCTATTCATGGACAATTTGCATTCGGACTACAGATATAGCGAAGGCGTGAAGCATGACTTCTTTTCAGTCCTAGCTATCTTCTTTCCGGCAGCAACAGGTATCCTGGCAGGTGCGAATATATCCGGTGACTTGAAG GATCCTCAATCGGCGATACCGAAGGGAACTTTACTTGCGATATTATTAACGACACTATCGTATATTCTTATGGCAATTATGGTTGGAGGTAGCGTCATGCGAGACGCTTCCGGTGATATAAATGACTTAAGAACAACTGTTAATAATTCTTACGTCGTGCAATCATTTTTCGACGTAAGAAATGACACTTCAgaagaaaatgttaccattgcTGGGAATTGGAGCGAAGCTATTTGGAGCGTATATGATACCAAATTCAATTGTACGTCTGGATGTAATTATGGAACTCACAATAGCTTTCAG GTAATCGAATTAGTATCCGCTTTTGGTCCCTTTATTTATGCTGGCTGTTTCGCAGCAACGCTCTCAAGTGCCTTAGCCTCTTTGGTATCTGCACCAAAAGTATTCCAAGCTCTTTGTCTTGACAATCTTTATCCTGGAATAGGATGGTTTAGCGGAGATAAGGACAAGGAACCTATTCGTGgatattttcttacttttgtCATTGCTGTTGGTTTTATACTAATTG gagAGTTAAACGCTATCGCTCCATtgatatcaaattttttcctGGCTGCATACACTCTTATCAATTTCAGCACTTTTCATGCTTCTCTAGCAAGACCAATTGGTTGGCGACCAACATTTAAG TATTACAACATGTGGCTCAGTCTTGCCGGTGCTGTTCTATGCGTTTCTGTGATGTTTTTGATCTCATGGTGGACAGCCTTGATTACCTTGTTCGTAGTTCTAGCGCTTTATTTGGTAGTCTCGTATAGGAAACCTg ACGTGAATTGGGGCTCTACCACGCAGGCTCAGTCGTATAACAATGCTTTAACAGCGATTCAACAATTAGATAGGGTAGAAGAACatgttaaaaattacaaaccCCAATTATTAGTTCTTACTGGACCTCCATCTGCGAGAGTATCGTTAGTAGATTTTGCTCATCATATTACGAAGAAtcaaagtttatttatttgtggACATATTATAGAG ACATCAATATCGTACAAAACACGAAATAATATGATAGCGAAATGTACTTCGTGGTTCAgagcaaataaaataaaagcgtTTTATTCTGTGGTTGATGGCGCCAATTTTCAAGACGGTACTACTTCTCTTTTACAAGCCGCCGGTTTAGGAAAAATGAAacctaatattttattaatgggTTATAAACAAGACTGGGCGTGCTGTTCACGAGAGAATTTAAACATGTACTTTAACATCATGCA CAAAGCATTAGATATGCACATAGCTGTAGCTCTTTTACGAATTCAAGAAGGATTAGACAGCAGTGGAGTTATAACAGAAgttgaagaacaaaaaaggtTTGTACCTACAGTGATACCAGCAAATCAAAGTTTCTCCCAACTTAGTCAAG CCAGTAGTACTTCAGATATTTCAATACCAGGAAGTCCTGCTCCGAAACGTTCGAAAATAGTTAACGAATATCCAAATCCGCTCGCAAATGAACAACAGCGTGAAAATAGACAAAATATATCTCCCATAgcaaaggaaatatttaacgCTGTTACAAAATtccaaaagaaacaaaaaaaaggcaCGATTGATGTGTGGTGGTTATATGATGATGGTGGTTTAACACTTTTATTACCTTATATTATCAGTACAAGGCGCAATTGGTCAAATAGCAAATTAAGAGTTTTTGCTCTTGCAAATAAGCATTCTGAGCTTGAATATGAGCAAAGAAA TATGGCTAGtcttttatcgaaatttcGGATAGATTATTCGGCTTTAAAAGTGATATCAGATATATCAAAACCAGCTCAAAGCAGtacgaaaaatttctttgattcACTGATCGTCGATTTTCAACTATCTGATAATACTAAAGATTCTGACGatg gtattataaaagaatctGAACTTATtgcgatgaaagaaaaaacaaatagacaTCTCCGATTACGAGAATTATTACTTGAAAATTCTATGGAAgcaaatttaattgttat GACATTGCCAATGCCACGGAAAGGTGCCGTGTCTGCACCTCTTTATATGGCGTGGCTTGAATCTCTTACACGTGACATGCCACCATTTTTACTTGTTCGAGGAAATCATACATCtgttttaactttttattcttga
- the LOC124423821 gene encoding N(G),N(G)-dimethylarginine dimethylaminohydrolase 1 isoform X2: MPLHRYTHAILCRIPLSLRTRGEVTLDEARKQHLALAQLLRELDIDVVEMPPDENSPLCVFVEDIAVICNGIALIARPTEPSRLKEIDTIRAVLKKELEIPLIEIADKNARLDGGDVLFTGREFFVGLSHFTNEAGARAVAAAFPEYPCVPIKVAESKRLKSLVTMAGPDVICVGAGKECQEVLKRIEREATYSYQTLTVPEDAAANVLYVNGTLIHRSENEIPQSSKVFMEKVEFPTRSLPMSELAKVSSGLSSCCLLVRRPRHIRSI; this comes from the exons ATGCCATTACATAGATATACTCATGCTATTTTGTGTAGAATCCCTCTTTCCCTGCGAACGAGAGGGGAGGTCACGCTTGACGAGGCTAGAAAGCAACATTTAGCTTTAGCACAATTATTACGAGAACTTGATATTGACGTGGTTGAAATGCCTCCAGACGAAAATTCACCTCTATGTGTTTTCGTTGAGGATATTGCGGTTATTTGTAATGGTATTGCACTCATCGCTCGACCAACTGAACCATCTCGTCTAAAAGAG ATTGATACTATTAGAgctgtattaaaaaaagaattagaaatacCTTTAATAGAAATTGCAGACAAGAATGCTCGTTTAGACGGAGGAGATGTTTTATTTACAG GCCGTGAATTTTTTGTTGGCTTGTCACATTTTACAAATGAAGCAGGTGCACGAGCAGTTGCTGCAGCATTTCCCGAATATCCTTGTGTACCTATAAAG GTTGCAGAATCCAAACGTTTGAAATCATTAGTTACCATGGCTGGCCCTGATGTTATTTGTGTAGGTGCTGGCAAAGAATGTCAGGAAGTGTTAAAg AGGATCGAGCGAGAAGCAACATACAGTTACCAGACTTTAACAGTACCTGAAGATGCTGCTGCAAATGTTCTCTATGTCAATGGAACTCTCATTCATCGATCAGAGAATGAAATTCCTCAGTCAAGTAAGGTTTTTATGGAAAAAGTAGAATTTCCAACTAGATCATTACCTATGTCTGAATTAGCAAAGGTCAGTTCTGGTTTATCTTCTTGTTGTTTATTAGTACGCAGACCCAGACATATTCgcagtatttaa
- the LOC124423821 gene encoding N(G),N(G)-dimethylarginine dimethylaminohydrolase 1 isoform X1: MPLHRYTHAILCRIPLSLRTRGEVTLDEARKQHLALAQLLRELDIDVVEMPPDENSPLCVFVEDIAVICNGIALIARPTEPSRLKEIDTIRAVLKKELEIPLIEIADKNARLDGGDVLFTGREFFVGLSHFTNEAGARAVAAAFPEYPCVPIKVGDGGEEVIVESLTSAPLQVAESKRLKSLVTMAGPDVICVGAGKECQEVLKRIEREATYSYQTLTVPEDAAANVLYVNGTLIHRSENEIPQSSKVFMEKVEFPTRSLPMSELAKVSSGLSSCCLLVRRPRHIRSI, encoded by the exons ATGCCATTACATAGATATACTCATGCTATTTTGTGTAGAATCCCTCTTTCCCTGCGAACGAGAGGGGAGGTCACGCTTGACGAGGCTAGAAAGCAACATTTAGCTTTAGCACAATTATTACGAGAACTTGATATTGACGTGGTTGAAATGCCTCCAGACGAAAATTCACCTCTATGTGTTTTCGTTGAGGATATTGCGGTTATTTGTAATGGTATTGCACTCATCGCTCGACCAACTGAACCATCTCGTCTAAAAGAG ATTGATACTATTAGAgctgtattaaaaaaagaattagaaatacCTTTAATAGAAATTGCAGACAAGAATGCTCGTTTAGACGGAGGAGATGTTTTATTTACAG GCCGTGAATTTTTTGTTGGCTTGTCACATTTTACAAATGAAGCAGGTGCACGAGCAGTTGCTGCAGCATTTCCCGAATATCCTTGTGTACCTATAAAG GTGGGTGATGGTGGCGAAGAGGTGATAGTGGAGAGTCTTACCTCAGCCCCTCTTCAG GTTGCAGAATCCAAACGTTTGAAATCATTAGTTACCATGGCTGGCCCTGATGTTATTTGTGTAGGTGCTGGCAAAGAATGTCAGGAAGTGTTAAAg AGGATCGAGCGAGAAGCAACATACAGTTACCAGACTTTAACAGTACCTGAAGATGCTGCTGCAAATGTTCTCTATGTCAATGGAACTCTCATTCATCGATCAGAGAATGAAATTCCTCAGTCAAGTAAGGTTTTTATGGAAAAAGTAGAATTTCCAACTAGATCATTACCTATGTCTGAATTAGCAAAGGTCAGTTCTGGTTTATCTTCTTGTTGTTTATTAGTACGCAGACCCAGACATATTCgcagtatttaa
- the LOC124423820 gene encoding fukutin-related protein-like isoform X1 encodes MRLSFVRTLLVLALLGNIIIWHRIWRLFAAQNTLGLLTPGAVANDPPQKLHRRLSRLVTIIIRQFESFENDVVSTVESVLNSFPTIPILIICDELPYPPLELHFENETLQNVKLITLQTDFNKTYEERNPMFYIRTKFVLFLPDASRISTKQILQNIIIQMSEFGIVTVPVGKVTLSCLTVNLKIKEWSLQFAHSSDMECDFVVGKHATMLEVKTLRKLSDPFLLPFPDALYIQTTAIGAKIHILKHHQFNEGKPLYRNQQTQWKLEQLHQSRERLMFKQLGIKKVTRASNFIEWYGCSRETSRCFGSVINGIPSYFYQNRYTPPCCLAGLRKVAHHVFDKLDEVGIRFWLEGTSLLGAMKNGDILPWDHEVQIGINRFDLERSPWLIKAKVKPTVDNHGFVWEKATEGEFFKVQYSKINNLHVNLLPFYSKNGSMIKDAWFMKNEDFPEQFLHPMSSIEFAGRQVPCPNNIRDFLELKYFKGVVENSKLPSRIIFN; translated from the exons ATGCGCCTTAGTTTCGTAAGAACATTGCTCGTACTTGCGTTATTgggaaatataattatttggcACAGAATATGGAGGTTATTTGCTGCACAAAATACGTTAGGATTATTAACGCCTGGCGCAGTAGCAAATGATCCACCTCAAAAATTGCATCGTCGTTTATCTCGTCttgtaactattattatacgtCAATTTGAAAGTTTTGAAAATGACGTGGTGTCTACCGTGGAGTCTGTCTTGAATTCTTTTCCTACCATtccaattttaataatatgcgATGAGTTGCCATATCCTCCTTTGGAATTgcattttgaaaatgaaacattACAGAATGTTAAACTTATCACCTTGCAAACTGATTTTAACAAAACATATGAAGAAAGGAATCCTATGTTCTACATACGCACAaagttcgttttatttctaccTGATGCTAGTCGAATATCTACAAAACAAATTCTACAG aatattattatacaaatgtcAGAATTCGGGATAGTAACTGTACCAGTAGGTAAAGTTACTTTATCTTGTCTTACTGTGAACTTGAAGATTAAAGAATGGAGCTTACAATTTGCTCATTCATCTGACATGGAATGTGATTTTGTAGTTGGAAAACATGCAACAATGTTAGAAGTGAAAACATTAAGAAAACTCTCCGATCCATTTCTATTGCCCTTTCCAGATGCATTGTACATACAAACAACAGCTATTGGTGCAAAG ATTCATATTCTAAAACATCATCAATTCAACGAGGGAAAGCCATTGTATAGAAATCAACAAACTCAGTGGAAGCTGGAACAATTACATCAAAGTCGTGAACGATTAATGTTTAAACAGTTAGGAATTAAAAAAGTTACACGGGCTTCCAATTTTATTGAATGGTATGGGTGCTCAAGAGAAACTTCTAGATGTTTTGGGTCGGTAATAAACGGTATACcatcatatttttatcaaaatcgaTATACACCTCCTTGTTGTCTTGCTGGATTAAGGAAAGTTGCTCATCATGTATTTGATAAATTGGACGAAGTTGGCATTCGTTTCTGGTTAGAAGGAACATCATTACTAGGTGCAATGAAAAATGGAGATATTTTACCATGGGATCATGAAGTACAAATAGGGATAAATAGATTTGATTTAGAAAGATCTCCATGGTTAATTAAAGCCAAAGTTAAACCTACTGTAGATAATCATGGTTTTGTTTGGGAAAAAGCAACAGAAGgtgaattttttaaagtaCAATATtccaaaatcaataatttacaTGTGAACTTACTCccattttattcaaaaaatggATCTATGATTAAAGATGCATGGTTTATGAAAAATGAAGATTTTCCAGAACAATTTCTTCATCCAATGTCAAGCATTGAATTTGCAGGTAGACAAGTTCCATGTCCAAATAATATTAGAGATTTTTTAGagcttaaatattttaaaggagTAGTAGAAAATTCAAAGCTTCCAAGTaggatcatttttaattag